One segment of Thermococcus profundus DNA contains the following:
- a CDS encoding S9 family peptidase, protein MAKGLTEKDLGKFKLVGNIDAFRRKLVFQVTEISVEKDDYFSRLYFYDGRRVKPFTSGKKDTNPRFSPDGKLVAFTSKRDKESKEAELYVIPTDGGEARLLAKFKYGIKNLRFTEDGKGIVVVTPIDVEKKPKDDVHIIKELPFWFNGVGWVYGKRSVVYLVDIETGKKKRLTPKNLDTGQIRFHGGKLYFIAQEDRERKPMISDLYVLEGRKAKRLTPGKWDISDFIPLDNGTFILKASTLERGIPTNTHIYHYNPETGEMRKLTRDLDRAAYNSLNSDVRGAQRAELVFKDGWVYYVATDGPRVNLFRVNLNGNVERIIGGDRSVESFAIGDYIAFTAQDAVTPLELYVLRDGKERKVTDFNGWINEYSLSKPEHFKVKASDGVEIDAWVMKPVNFEPGRKYPAVLEIHGGPKTAYGYAFMHEFHVLTAKGFAVIFSNPRGSDGYGEEFADIREHYGKRDYQDIMEVVDEAVKRFDFIDPERIGVTGGSYGGFMTNWIVGHTNRFKAAVTQRSISNWTSFFGTTDIGYFFAPDQVGGDPWSNTEGYWEKSPLKYAPNVETPLLIIHSMEDYRCWLAEGLQFFTALKYLGKTVELALFPGENHDLSRGGKPKHRVKRLELIAGWMERWLKE, encoded by the coding sequence ATGGCGAAAGGTCTGACCGAGAAAGACCTCGGAAAGTTCAAGCTTGTGGGGAACATAGACGCCTTCAGGCGAAAGCTCGTTTTCCAGGTTACGGAGATAAGCGTCGAGAAGGACGACTACTTCTCCAGGCTGTACTTCTACGACGGGAGAAGGGTTAAGCCCTTCACCTCGGGGAAGAAGGACACCAACCCGCGCTTTTCTCCAGATGGAAAGCTGGTTGCTTTCACATCCAAGCGCGACAAAGAAAGCAAGGAGGCCGAGCTTTACGTCATTCCCACCGACGGGGGCGAGGCAAGGCTTTTAGCGAAGTTCAAGTACGGAATTAAAAACCTCCGCTTTACAGAGGACGGGAAGGGCATAGTGGTCGTTACTCCGATAGACGTCGAGAAGAAGCCTAAGGACGACGTCCACATCATCAAGGAACTCCCCTTCTGGTTCAACGGTGTCGGCTGGGTCTATGGGAAGAGGAGTGTCGTTTATCTTGTTGACATTGAAACCGGCAAAAAGAAGCGCCTCACCCCGAAGAACCTCGACACTGGCCAGATCCGCTTCCATGGGGGTAAGTTATACTTCATCGCCCAAGAAGACCGCGAAAGGAAGCCGATGATCAGCGACCTTTACGTCCTTGAGGGCAGGAAAGCCAAGAGGCTGACGCCGGGCAAGTGGGACATCTCGGACTTCATACCGCTGGATAACGGAACGTTCATCCTCAAAGCCAGCACACTCGAGCGCGGTATTCCAACGAACACACACATCTACCACTATAACCCTGAAACCGGTGAGATGAGGAAGCTGACGAGGGATCTTGACAGGGCAGCCTACAACTCCCTCAACAGCGACGTTCGCGGTGCTCAGAGGGCTGAGCTCGTCTTTAAAGATGGATGGGTTTACTACGTAGCCACCGACGGCCCGAGGGTGAACCTTTTTAGGGTAAACCTCAACGGAAATGTAGAGCGCATTATCGGTGGGGACAGGAGCGTCGAGAGCTTTGCTATTGGTGACTACATAGCATTCACCGCCCAGGACGCGGTTACACCGCTTGAACTCTACGTTCTCCGCGACGGGAAGGAGAGGAAAGTTACCGACTTCAACGGCTGGATTAATGAGTACAGCCTCTCAAAGCCGGAGCACTTTAAGGTAAAAGCCAGTGACGGCGTTGAGATTGACGCCTGGGTAATGAAGCCAGTCAACTTCGAACCGGGCAGGAAGTACCCAGCTGTCCTTGAAATCCACGGCGGGCCGAAGACAGCCTACGGCTACGCGTTCATGCACGAGTTCCACGTTTTGACTGCCAAGGGCTTCGCGGTGATATTCTCCAACCCGAGGGGAAGCGACGGCTACGGGGAGGAGTTCGCCGACATAAGGGAGCACTACGGCAAGCGTGATTATCAGGACATAATGGAGGTCGTGGACGAGGCAGTAAAGAGGTTCGACTTCATAGACCCTGAGAGAATAGGAGTAACCGGCGGCTCCTATGGCGGCTTCATGACGAACTGGATAGTCGGCCACACCAACCGCTTCAAGGCCGCGGTGACCCAGCGTTCAATCTCGAACTGGACGAGCTTCTTCGGAACGACTGACATAGGCTACTTCTTCGCCCCTGATCAGGTTGGCGGCGACCCGTGGAGCAACACCGAGGGTTACTGGGAGAAGAGTCCATTGAAGTACGCTCCCAACGTCGAGACGCCGCTCCTCATAATCCACAGCATGGAGGACTACCGCTGCTGGTTAGCTGAGGGACTGCAGTTTTTCACGGCACTCAAATACCTCGGCAAAACCGTTGAGCTGGCCCTCTTCCCCGGCGAGAACCACGACCTCAGCAGGGGCGGAAAGCCGAAGCACAGGGTTAAGAGGCTTGAGCTTATCGCTGGGTGGATGGAGAGGTGGTTGAAGGAGTGA